The Desulfoscipio gibsoniae DSM 7213 genome contains a region encoding:
- a CDS encoding sodium:calcium antiporter, whose translation MLILLYLVGGLALILLSAEIFTNGIEWLGKRLKLSEGAVGSVLAAVGTALPEAMIPVMAILFGTGDAAHEIGIGAILGAPFMLATLALCITGIAALVYTVNGRKREFMHIDDTIMKRDLQFFILVYSVAILAAFLPVAYKLPVAILLVLAYIIYVSRTIKAGGAQGESEVKPLHFAKKYEQPATSVILLQVLTALVGIVVGAHFFVDGIEHVAELLHISPFILSIFIAPIATELPEKFNSLIWVRQGKDTLALGNITGAMVFQSSMIPAMGIALTPWVLNDLALISALLALAGAGLVYLSLQIKKSLRPSTLVLTGGLYAAFVMSAFIV comes from the coding sequence ATGCTCATATTATTATATTTAGTAGGTGGTCTGGCGCTAATACTATTGAGTGCCGAGATATTCACCAACGGTATAGAGTGGCTGGGAAAAAGATTAAAGCTATCCGAGGGTGCGGTGGGCAGTGTGCTGGCCGCGGTGGGTACGGCTTTGCCGGAAGCAATGATACCCGTAATGGCTATTTTATTTGGCACAGGAGATGCAGCACATGAGATAGGTATTGGTGCCATTTTGGGCGCGCCGTTTATGCTGGCTACACTGGCGCTGTGCATCACGGGCATCGCCGCGCTGGTATATACGGTGAACGGCCGAAAGCGGGAGTTTATGCATATTGATGATACCATTATGAAAAGGGACCTGCAATTTTTTATCTTGGTCTACTCAGTGGCTATACTGGCAGCCTTTTTACCGGTTGCATACAAATTGCCAGTGGCTATATTATTGGTACTTGCATACATTATTTACGTCTCCCGTACCATCAAAGCGGGAGGTGCACAGGGTGAATCCGAAGTCAAACCACTGCATTTTGCCAAAAAGTATGAACAGCCTGCAACCTCGGTGATATTGCTGCAGGTGCTTACTGCTTTGGTGGGTATTGTTGTCGGTGCACACTTTTTTGTCGATGGTATAGAACACGTGGCTGAACTTTTGCACATATCACCTTTTATATTGTCCATTTTCATTGCTCCCATTGCCACGGAGCTACCGGAAAAATTCAACAGCCTTATCTGGGTGCGCCAGGGTAAGGATACTCTGGCATTGGGCAACATCACCGGGGCTATGGTGTTTCAAAGTTCCATGATCCCGGCCATGGGGATCGCTTTGACGCCCTGGGTGCTGAACGATTTGGCTCTGATAAGTGCTTTACTGGCCCTGGCGGGGGCGGGGTTAGTTTACCTTAGCCTGCAGATAAAAAAATCCCTTCGTCCCTCAACCCTGGTTTTAACCGGTGGGCTGTATGCAGCATTTGTTATGTCCGCTTTCATTGTATAA
- a CDS encoding MerR family transcriptional regulator encodes MKYYKIGTIAQLAGVSRRTIDYYTNLGLLKPIRSENNYRYYTGHTLARLKIIETLKAQRFTLEEIREQMTMLDQDQAGHPDNPINIDYIRKQIKQLEEQLTQLQPAATGLDSSQAAVLSRQVMLRGMAVMNALIIYINEITIMI; translated from the coding sequence TTGAAATACTATAAAATCGGTACCATAGCCCAGCTTGCCGGGGTAAGCAGGAGAACCATTGACTATTACACCAACCTGGGTTTGCTTAAACCAATTCGTTCGGAGAATAATTATCGTTACTATACCGGACACACTCTGGCCCGGCTTAAAATTATTGAGACTTTGAAAGCGCAGCGGTTTACCCTGGAAGAAATAAGGGAACAGATGACCATGTTGGACCAAGATCAAGCCGGGCATCCGGACAACCCGATTAATATCGATTATATCCGGAAGCAAATAAAACAGTTGGAAGAGCAGCTCACCCAACTACAGCCTGCTGCGACCGGCCTGGATTCCAGCCAGGCGGCTGTGCTGTCCAGGCAGGTAATGCTGAGGGGGATGGCCGTTATGAATGCACTAATTATATATATTAATGAAATAACCATTATGATATAA